Proteins found in one Tamandua tetradactyla isolate mTamTet1 chromosome 1, mTamTet1.pri, whole genome shotgun sequence genomic segment:
- the ING3 gene encoding inhibitor of growth protein 3 isoform X3, with amino-acid sequence MVKKRTKKTFKVDRHLRKLDQELAKFKMELEADNAGITEILERRSLELDTPSQPVNNHHAHSHTPVEKRKYNPTSHHTTTDHIPEKKFKSEALLSTLTSDASKENTLGCRNNNSSASSNNTFNVNSSQPLASYNIGTGAGAITMAAAQAVQATAQMKEGRRTSSLKASYEAFKNNDFQLGKEFSMPRETTGYSSSSALMTTLTQNASSSAADSRSGRKSKNNNKSSSQQSSSSSSSSSLSSCSSSSTVVQEISQQATVVPESDSNSQVDWTYDPNEPRYCICNQVSYGEMVGCDNQDCPIEWFHYGCVGLTEAPKGKWYCPQCTAAMKRRGSRHK; translated from the exons ATGGtgaagaaaaggacaaagaagacTTTCAAG GTAGATCGACACTTGAGAAAGCTGGATCAGGAACTGGCTAAGTTTAAAATGGAGCTGGAAGCTGATAATGCTGGAATTACAGAAATATTAGAGAGGC GATCTTTGGAATTAGATACTCCTTCACAGCCAGTGAATAATCACCACGCTCATTCACATACTCCAGTGGAAA aaagGAAGTATAACCCAACTTCCCACCATACAACAACAGATCATATTCCTGAAAAGAAGTTTAAATCTGAAGCTCTTCTATCTACGCTTACATCAGATGCCTCTAAGGAAAATACCCTAG GTTGTCGAAATAATAATTCCTCAGCCTCCTCCAACAATACTTTCAATGTAAATTCCTCCCAACCTCTGGCTTCCTATAACATTGGAACTGGGGCAGGGGCAATTACCATGGCAGCAGCTCAAGCAGTGCAAGCTACAGCTCAG ATGAAAGAAGGTCGGAGAACATCGAGTTTAAAAGCCAGTTacgaagcatttaaaaataatgactttCAGCTGGGAAAAGAATTTTCAATGCCCAGGGAAACAACTGGCTATTCATCATCTTCAGCACTCATGACTACGTTAACACAGAATGCCAGTTCATCAGCAGCCGACTCACGGAGTGGTAGAAAGAGCAA aaataacaATAAGTCTTCAAGCCAGCAGTCAtcatcttcctcctcttcttcttcattATCTTCATGTTCTTCCTCATCAACCGTTGTACAAGAAATTTCTCAACAAGCAACAGTAGTACCAGAATCTGATTCAAACAGTCAGGTTGATTGGACTTATGACCCGAATGAACCAAGatattgcatttgtaatcag GTATCCTATGGTGAGATGGTGGGATGTGATAATCAAGAT TGCCCTATAGAATGGTTCCATTATGGATGTGTTGGATTGACAGAAGCACCAAAAGGAAAATGGTACTGTCCGCAGTGCACTGCTGCAATGAAAAGAAGAGGTAGTCGACATAAATAA